The Aureispira anguillae genome contains a region encoding:
- a CDS encoding IS3 family transposase encodes MDCLSERFSVRRSCDVLGFRRQTYYRRKMGHRPDVEKEQEDQLLANWLLQVTSRFVAWGFWKVFYYLRLQGCIYNNKRVYRVWRELGLHLRLPPKRKRIYRKYQKLLAPKNANEGWAMDFLSDWIIGAETEGVQKQIRIVNIMDEGSRRALWTEAHRSISAKKLVTILDQVVAYLGKPKYIRCDNGPEFISSKLQAWAVQNNIELRFIQPGKPSQNGLIERLNKTLRVECLNLCWFHSMEELNDELQTWSMAYNFERPHENLNNLSPDIFEQKRANFYSNVVAA; translated from the coding sequence GTGGATTGTTTGTCTGAACGTTTTAGTGTTCGACGTAGTTGTGATGTATTGGGCTTTCGCCGTCAAACGTATTATCGTCGCAAAATGGGGCATCGACCAGATGTAGAAAAAGAACAAGAAGATCAATTATTGGCAAATTGGCTCTTACAGGTCACGAGTCGTTTTGTAGCTTGGGGCTTTTGGAAAGTGTTTTATTATTTACGTTTACAAGGCTGTATTTATAATAACAAGAGAGTTTATCGAGTATGGCGTGAACTAGGTCTACATCTTCGTTTACCGCCCAAACGAAAACGTATTTACCGTAAATATCAAAAATTATTAGCTCCCAAGAATGCTAATGAAGGTTGGGCAATGGATTTTTTGAGCGATTGGATAATAGGGGCAGAAACGGAAGGTGTACAAAAACAGATTCGGATTGTCAATATCATGGATGAAGGCTCTCGTAGGGCTTTATGGACAGAAGCTCATCGTAGCATTTCTGCTAAGAAATTAGTCACTATTTTAGATCAAGTTGTGGCTTACCTAGGTAAACCTAAATACATTCGTTGTGATAATGGACCAGAGTTTATTAGCAGTAAATTGCAAGCTTGGGCAGTTCAAAATAATATTGAGCTCAGATTTATTCAGCCTGGTAAGCCTAGTCAAAACGGTTTGATTGAGCGATTGAATAAAACCTTACGAGTAGAATGTTTAAATCTATGTTGGTTTCATTCTATGGAAGAATTAAATGATGAACTACAAACTTGGTCAATGGCTTATAATTTTGAGCGACCACATGAAAATTTGAATAATCTAAGCCCTGATATTTTTGAACAGAAACGAGCTAATTTCTACTCTAATGTGGTTGCAGCTTAG
- a CDS encoding IS3 family transposase: MILDCLSKEYSIRRTCVVLGLRRQTYYSRKSGHRPEEKDEEIVDLLHQLTKRFVSWGFWKIYHYLRNQGYAYNHKRIYRIWCIEGLNLRLPPKRKRIYRKYQQLLAPKEVNKGWAMDFLSDWVVSPTNHRIRIINIMDEGSRRALWTEAHHNISAKKLIEVLEKVIEYRGKPSYIRCDNGPEFISEKLKLWANKHDIELKFIQPGKPSQNGLIERLNKTLRAECLNLCWFQSLEELNEEIQVWSQIYNLERPHKNLGNITPDSFEILNQKLYFLAVAA; encoded by the coding sequence ATGATATTGGATTGCTTGTCAAAAGAATACAGCATTCGTCGTACTTGTGTTGTTTTGGGCTTACGCCGTCAGACATATTATAGTCGTAAATCAGGTCATCGCCCAGAAGAAAAGGATGAAGAAATAGTGGATTTACTACATCAGTTAACAAAACGTTTTGTATCATGGGGCTTTTGGAAAATTTATCACTATTTGAGAAATCAAGGCTATGCCTATAATCATAAGAGAATTTATCGTATATGGTGTATAGAGGGTTTAAATTTACGTTTACCGCCCAAACGCAAGAGGATTTATCGAAAATATCAACAACTTTTGGCTCCTAAAGAAGTCAACAAAGGTTGGGCTATGGATTTTCTAAGTGATTGGGTTGTTAGCCCAACTAATCATCGTATACGAATTATCAATATTATGGATGAAGGTTCTCGCCGAGCCTTATGGACAGAAGCTCATCATAATATTTCAGCTAAAAAGCTAATAGAGGTTTTGGAGAAAGTGATAGAATATCGTGGAAAACCATCTTATATTCGTTGTGACAATGGTCCTGAGTTTATTTCAGAAAAGCTCAAATTGTGGGCAAATAAACATGATATTGAATTGAAATTCATCCAACCAGGAAAGCCATCTCAGAATGGTTTGATTGAGCGTTTGAATAAAACATTGAGAGCCGAATGTTTGAACTTATGCTGGTTTCAATCTCTAGAAGAATTAAATGAAGAAATACAGGTTTGGAGTCAGATTTATAATCTAGAACGACCTCATAAGAACTTAGGTAATATTACCCCAGATTCTTTTGAGATTCTAAATCAGAAACTCTACTTTTTAGCGGTTGCTGCTTAG
- a CDS encoding BlaI/MecI/CopY family transcriptional regulator → MVKLTKVEEEIMQIIWQLDRCTVRDIIDQLKENPKPPHSTISSVVRILEKKGFLGHKAYGRTYEYFPIIAKEEYSKATLSSLVRNYFGGSAKRLVSFLVNKEDLSLQDLSEMMKKLNDSDSDKEK, encoded by the coding sequence ATGGTAAAACTAACCAAAGTAGAAGAAGAAATCATGCAAATCATTTGGCAATTAGACCGCTGTACAGTGCGGGATATTATTGACCAATTGAAAGAAAACCCCAAACCACCACATAGTACAATTTCTTCTGTTGTTCGCATATTAGAAAAAAAGGGATTTCTAGGGCACAAAGCCTATGGTCGAACCTATGAATACTTCCCAATTATTGCCAAAGAAGAATATAGTAAAGCAACACTAAGTTCTTTGGTTCGCAATTATTTTGGAGGCTCTGCCAAACGCTTGGTTTCCTTCTTGGTTAACAAAGAAGATTTGTCTTTACAGGATTTATCTGAAATGATGAAGAAGCTAAACGACTCGGACTCTGATAAAGAAAAATAG
- a CDS encoding GNAT family N-acetyltransferase, translating to MNILVKENKEKFNDFLYEKIDLRQFQYKYLRSYLQNKNNKLYDSSLININEDSWILILDGDYLLVYGENWSREQFLEIKELIDWKSSNNFQVAGNSELIFDLIDFWGISNYKIEKERIFYKSNNINKYSSKNIHKAKFAEQDELANMLKLYYHEEYKGKYDKPINECRKDIFKWIKDGKIYALKNSTGKILSFCTVLNPDIGILFTKQKYRNQGNGKILLSYCANILLRKNNEIYIMTDKNEKASNIVCEKIGFNPFYNYSQLGINYTE from the coding sequence ATGAATATTTTAGTTAAAGAGAATAAAGAAAAATTTAACGACTTTTTATATGAAAAGATAGATCTTCGCCAATTTCAATATAAATATCTCAGAAGCTATTTGCAGAACAAAAATAATAAACTCTATGACTCATCCTTAATAAATATAAATGAGGATAGTTGGATATTAATTTTAGATGGAGATTATTTATTAGTTTATGGTGAAAATTGGAGTAGAGAGCAGTTCCTTGAAATTAAAGAACTAATAGATTGGAAGAGTTCTAACAATTTTCAAGTTGCTGGAAATTCAGAATTAATTTTTGATTTAATTGATTTTTGGGGGATATCAAATTATAAAATAGAAAAGGAGAGAATTTTTTATAAATCTAACAATATCAATAAATATTCAAGTAAGAATATTCATAAAGCAAAATTTGCAGAACAGGATGAGTTAGCTAACATGTTGAAACTATATTATCATGAAGAGTATAAAGGGAAATATGATAAACCAATTAATGAATGTAGAAAGGATATATTTAAGTGGATTAAAGATGGTAAAATTTATGCCTTAAAAAACTCAACTGGTAAAATTTTAAGTTTTTGTACAGTACTAAATCCTGATATTGGAATTTTGTTTACTAAACAAAAATATAGGAATCAAGGGAATGGAAAAATACTATTGTCTTATTGCGCAAACATTTTATTGAGGAAAAATAATGAAATATATATAATGACGGATAAAAATGAGAAAGCTTCAAATATAGTCTGTGAAAAAATCGGATTTAACCCATTTTACAACTACTCACAATTAGGAATAAACTATACTGAATAG
- a CDS encoding M56 family metallopeptidase → MVLYALKAGFVWLVLYIIYALFLQRERFFGINRSYLLLALVAGIGLPMIEIETSNNYIPQLPILLHEITVNAEQNLAAAPNLQYTYWNYTLILIAIYGIGVIIAAVRLGLSLLKIHQLYQKARIENHASYALVKTNELHSPFSFGKYLFISNRISLSNKEYEYILKHETTHIFQNHTLDIMLIEVLSILFWFNPLLVLYKSALRDQHEYLADQAVLHHAPIKEYGQLLIEQSIPGLKIGLVNHLIYSQLKKRINMMTKKHSSKVPYLRYATSLFAFVLVFWTVSCQKDLKNETEEIVAENTGKVYTVVNEMPYMKSAACEGTDKKCTDHEMLKFIYNNIKYPKQAKENGTEGMTVISFVVDKHGSIKDIKTVREVADGCSEEAIRVIQLMKGKWVPGKKDGKVVSVRYNLPIRFKLK, encoded by the coding sequence ATGGTTCTTTACGCACTTAAAGCTGGCTTTGTTTGGTTGGTTTTGTACATTATATATGCTCTATTCTTGCAGAGGGAACGCTTCTTTGGAATCAATAGAAGTTACTTGCTCCTTGCACTTGTTGCAGGTATTGGGTTGCCAATGATAGAAATAGAAACTAGCAACAACTATATTCCCCAATTGCCCATTCTACTACATGAAATTACCGTTAATGCAGAGCAAAATTTAGCCGCAGCCCCCAACCTCCAATATACGTACTGGAATTACACCTTGATTCTGATTGCTATTTATGGAATTGGGGTAATTATTGCCGCTGTTCGCCTTGGGCTTTCTTTGCTAAAAATTCATCAATTGTATCAAAAAGCACGCATTGAAAACCACGCTTCTTACGCATTAGTTAAAACGAATGAACTCCACTCTCCCTTTTCTTTTGGTAAGTATTTGTTCATTAGTAATAGGATTTCATTAAGCAACAAAGAATATGAATACATACTAAAACACGAAACTACTCACATATTTCAAAATCATACGCTAGACATAATGCTCATTGAGGTGCTAAGCATCTTATTTTGGTTCAATCCCCTTCTTGTTTTGTACAAAAGTGCTCTGCGTGATCAACATGAATACCTCGCTGACCAAGCGGTACTTCACCACGCTCCAATTAAAGAATATGGTCAATTATTAATCGAGCAATCCATCCCAGGTTTAAAAATTGGATTGGTCAATCATCTTATTTATTCACAATTAAAAAAACGTATTAACATGATGACAAAAAAGCATTCGTCAAAAGTACCTTATCTAAGATATGCCACTAGCTTATTTGCATTTGTACTTGTTTTTTGGACAGTTTCTTGCCAAAAAGATTTAAAAAATGAAACGGAAGAGATCGTTGCTGAAAACACAGGAAAAGTCTACACAGTAGTCAATGAAATGCCCTATATGAAATCTGCTGCCTGCGAAGGAACGGATAAAAAATGCACCGATCATGAAATGCTAAAGTTTATTTACAACAATATAAAATACCCTAAACAAGCTAAAGAAAATGGAACAGAGGGAATGACTGTTATTTCTTTTGTTGTGGATAAGCACGGGAGTATCAAAGACATCAAAACCGTACGAGAAGTAGCCGATGGCTGTAGTGAAGAAGCTATTCGTGTTATTCAACTCATGAAAGGAAAATGGGTGCCAGGAAAAAAAGATGGTAAAGTTGTCTCTGTTAGATATAATTTACCCATCCGATTTAAACTAAAATAA
- a CDS encoding UvrD-helicase domain-containing protein, translating to MFNINGIVITDEEIAEVELHFGFQFNERQREVIKFWDSTDVQACPGSGKTTTLAAKLMILAKKIPKSFKHGICVITHTNIAVKEIKDRLGIYANYYSEYPNHFGTIQSFVDKYLTIPAYKEHYQHSPVLLDEFEWINLLKRQPDYNRLVTQSSYISQRHIKVNELVFNKSNFNISTSINKAQPFLGKTTVTYRSVRTLKERLLKEGYIKYNEAYSIAFSYLRKHPEIKQLFSYRFPIVFIDEMQDMETHQYQLIDELFKDRAIVQKIGDINQSIFSNTSNQEMNIWQPNSVIQLIETTRLNNTLSKIIKPVCMSPQAMESNWNPYPLIKPTILVFNDSNISRVKDKYIDLIIQYNLQNQGNRIFKAIGHIKSNPRLGIVSYWSDFNKDNLKDRNEYDNLVSYVDKFRTLINNKNVKEPRKTLLELICKSLKIAGIKNPQSSSYFTPFTLINFLLEERQPELKELNENLVIWILKFKKNLISIPILVLELKQYIISLVHSFGKKVSNTELQNFINAPNSQFSQTVPESNQLYNNQGLTVHFDTIHGVKGETHTATLFLETYHNTFDIGSKILDFISSSSSKQNSLRTRQSYKSWQRKLPLSYVAISRATHFLCLAVHEDRFQSTIQSYFQSNQDWEVVYV from the coding sequence ATGTTTAATATCAATGGAATAGTTATAACAGATGAGGAAATAGCAGAAGTAGAACTTCATTTCGGATTTCAATTTAATGAAAGGCAGAGAGAAGTTATTAAATTTTGGGATAGTACCGACGTTCAAGCTTGTCCAGGTAGTGGCAAAACGACGACTTTAGCAGCTAAGCTAATGATATTGGCTAAAAAGATACCTAAATCTTTTAAACACGGAATATGTGTGATTACTCATACTAATATTGCTGTAAAAGAAATAAAGGATAGGCTGGGAATTTATGCGAACTATTATTCTGAATACCCTAATCATTTTGGTACAATACAATCTTTTGTAGACAAGTATTTAACTATTCCAGCATATAAAGAACATTACCAGCATTCTCCTGTTTTATTGGATGAATTTGAATGGATAAATTTATTAAAAAGACAACCTGATTATAATAGACTAGTAACTCAATCTAGCTATATATCTCAACGCCATATTAAGGTAAACGAGTTAGTTTTTAATAAGAGTAATTTTAATATATCAACTAGTATAAATAAAGCCCAACCTTTTCTTGGAAAAACAACAGTAACTTATCGATCTGTAAGAACATTAAAAGAGAGGTTATTAAAGGAAGGGTATATAAAATATAATGAAGCTTATTCAATTGCATTTTCTTATTTAAGAAAACATCCAGAGATAAAACAACTTTTTAGTTATAGATTCCCAATTGTATTTATTGATGAGATGCAAGATATGGAAACCCATCAATATCAGCTTATTGATGAATTGTTTAAAGATAGAGCTATTGTACAGAAAATTGGCGATATTAATCAATCTATATTTAGTAATACCTCTAATCAAGAAATGAATATATGGCAACCTAATTCAGTAATACAATTAATTGAAACTACTCGTTTAAATAATACTTTGTCTAAAATTATTAAACCTGTGTGTATGTCTCCTCAGGCAATGGAATCTAATTGGAATCCCTATCCTTTAATAAAACCAACTATTCTCGTTTTCAATGATTCAAATATTAGTAGAGTAAAAGATAAGTATATAGATCTTATTATTCAATACAACCTACAAAATCAGGGTAATAGGATATTCAAAGCTATTGGGCATATAAAATCTAACCCTCGTTTGGGGATTGTTTCTTATTGGAGTGATTTTAATAAAGATAACTTAAAAGATCGGAATGAATATGACAACCTTGTATCTTATGTAGATAAATTTAGGACTCTAATAAACAATAAAAATGTAAAAGAACCCCGAAAAACATTATTAGAATTAATATGCAAATCACTAAAGATAGCAGGAATTAAGAATCCCCAATCTTCGAGTTATTTTACTCCATTTACTCTAATAAATTTTCTGTTAGAGGAGAGGCAACCAGAGCTTAAAGAACTCAATGAGAATTTAGTAATTTGGATTTTGAAATTTAAGAAGAATCTTATTAGTATTCCTATTTTAGTTTTAGAGCTAAAGCAATATATTATAAGTTTAGTTCATTCTTTTGGGAAAAAAGTTTCTAATACAGAATTACAGAATTTTATTAATGCTCCAAATTCTCAATTTTCTCAGACTGTTCCTGAATCAAATCAATTGTATAATAATCAAGGATTAACAGTTCATTTCGATACTATACATGGGGTGAAGGGAGAAACACATACAGCAACATTGTTTTTGGAAACATATCACAATACATTTGACATCGGAAGTAAAATCTTGGATTTTATCTCTTCTTCTAGTTCAAAGCAAAATAGTTTGAGGACGAGACAATCTTATAAATCGTGGCAAAGAAAGTTACCTCTTAGTTATGTTGCTATTTCTAGGGCTACTCATTTTCTTTGTTTAGCTGTTCATGAAGATAGATTTCAAAGTACTATACAGAGTTATTTTCAATCAAATCAAGATTGGGAAGTGGTTTACGTTTAA
- a CDS encoding ATP-dependent nuclease codes for MYLANISIGNFRKIKTLELEFQKGLNLLVGENDSGKTAIIDAIKFVLGTHSNDWLRLEKDDFHFDGTNFATEMKIICVFKELSTIEAAMFLEWLSIENQEYFLKLTLRAKRIVNGNNLSKIFYDVKAGEDEESGSINKKAKDKLKVTYLKPLRDAVYELAPRKGSRLSQILANYDVFQVEDDQNHELIQIMGRANEGVENYFNDENGGKPISDIINKTYLEEFALANNKLTSRFNISHNSLGRILEKLELQGISDSGGNLGLGSNNLLFIAAEMLLLKDSNFIGLKLSLIEEIEAHLHPQSQINLINFFDKKSESIGLQSIITTHSNSLASKVDLNNLILCKEGKAFSLHTDKTKLNAGDYEFLRRFLDDTKSNLFFANGVMIVEGDAENLFLPALAEFMGYPLHKNGISIVNVGSTALLRYAKIFLRREELEELNIPVSIITDLDVKPKEYFNDNPSDIPTYYQISTEYIDGLSEEFPKLISIDFTSILEEKYTSKDNLIKDFTSLIPKELRIKTKAGKKLGELLESINIDIDQDLPTIKTNELERKNCSEKNVKYFISPNWTLEYELGLSCLRDLFYEAILTAKLILKSSDFDTADEEFIEEIRLIKLQVEQDINDWKASMSREEIAYKLYWIIMQGRDKNKVSKAVVAQCLSKIILDKKENLDELAYEELKGQILSDSNINYLVEAIKHTANV; via the coding sequence ATGTATCTAGCAAATATTTCTATTGGAAATTTCCGAAAAATTAAAACCCTAGAATTAGAATTCCAAAAAGGACTTAATCTCTTAGTCGGAGAAAATGATAGTGGAAAAACAGCCATTATTGATGCTATAAAATTTGTTTTAGGAACACATAGTAATGATTGGTTACGTCTAGAAAAAGACGATTTTCATTTTGATGGAACTAATTTTGCTACTGAAATGAAAATTATTTGTGTATTTAAAGAATTATCTACTATTGAGGCTGCAATGTTTCTTGAGTGGTTAAGTATTGAAAATCAAGAGTATTTTCTTAAACTTACATTGCGTGCGAAACGCATAGTAAATGGAAATAATCTTTCTAAAATTTTTTATGATGTTAAGGCTGGAGAAGATGAAGAAAGTGGATCAATAAACAAGAAAGCAAAAGATAAATTAAAAGTAACTTATCTAAAACCGTTACGTGATGCTGTTTATGAGTTGGCTCCACGAAAAGGCTCAAGGTTATCCCAAATTTTGGCTAATTATGATGTTTTTCAAGTAGAAGATGATCAAAATCATGAATTAATACAAATAATGGGAAGAGCTAATGAAGGCGTAGAAAATTATTTTAATGATGAGAATGGAGGAAAACCTATTTCTGACATTATAAATAAAACTTATCTAGAAGAGTTCGCTTTAGCTAATAATAAACTCACTTCAAGGTTTAATATCAGCCATAATAGTCTTGGGCGAATACTCGAAAAATTAGAATTACAAGGAATTTCAGATAGTGGGGGAAATCTTGGTTTAGGATCTAATAACCTTTTATTTATAGCTGCTGAAATGCTTTTACTGAAAGATAGTAATTTTATTGGTTTAAAATTATCACTTATTGAAGAAATAGAAGCACACCTTCATCCTCAGTCTCAAATAAATCTAATCAATTTTTTTGATAAAAAATCTGAATCAATTGGTTTACAAAGTATAATAACAACTCATAGTAATTCTCTAGCATCAAAAGTTGATTTGAATAACCTTATTCTTTGTAAAGAAGGAAAAGCATTCTCTCTTCATACAGACAAAACAAAACTTAACGCAGGTGATTATGAATTTCTAAGGCGTTTTTTAGATGATACTAAATCTAATTTATTTTTTGCTAATGGAGTAATGATTGTTGAAGGGGATGCAGAAAATTTATTCTTACCTGCTTTAGCTGAATTTATGGGGTATCCCCTACATAAAAATGGGATTTCAATAGTTAATGTTGGAAGTACAGCATTATTAAGATACGCCAAAATATTCCTCCGAAGAGAAGAGCTAGAGGAGTTAAATATACCTGTATCAATAATAACAGATTTAGATGTAAAACCCAAGGAATATTTCAATGATAACCCTTCTGATATACCTACATATTATCAAATATCAACAGAGTATATTGATGGACTTAGTGAAGAATTCCCCAAGCTAATTTCTATAGACTTCACATCTATTTTAGAAGAAAAGTATACGTCAAAAGATAACTTAATAAAAGATTTTACCTCCCTTATTCCTAAAGAATTACGAATAAAAACTAAAGCTGGAAAAAAATTAGGAGAATTATTAGAATCCATTAATATTGATATTGACCAAGATCTTCCTACTATAAAAACAAATGAACTTGAAAGGAAAAATTGTTCAGAAAAAAATGTCAAGTATTTTATTAGCCCAAACTGGACATTAGAATATGAATTAGGATTAAGTTGCCTTCGAGATTTGTTTTATGAAGCTATTTTAACTGCAAAATTAATCTTAAAATCTAGTGATTTTGATACAGCAGATGAAGAGTTTATAGAAGAAATTCGTTTGATTAAATTACAAGTAGAACAGGATATAAATGATTGGAAGGCTTCTATGAGTCGTGAAGAAATTGCATATAAATTGTATTGGATTATAATGCAAGGTAGAGATAAGAATAAAGTTTCGAAAGCGGTTGTAGCTCAATGTTTATCAAAAATTATTTTAGATAAAAAAGAAAATTTGGATGAATTAGCATATGAAGAATTAAAGGGGCAAATATTATCAGACTCTAATATTAATTATCTTGTGGAAGCTATAAAACATACTGCCAATGTTTAA
- a CDS encoding transposase, translated as MKRSKFSTAQKAKILAEHDGGKSVTDLCRQYQISAATLYKWKKDYEDSQDEDKRRIKELEAENVRLKKMYANLSIDHEILQEGYAMVKKFQAQKNKK; from the coding sequence ATGAAGAGGAGTAAATTTAGCACAGCTCAAAAAGCAAAGATATTAGCAGAGCATGACGGCGGAAAAAGTGTAACGGATTTATGCCGTCAATACCAAATTAGTGCAGCTACGTTGTATAAATGGAAAAAGGACTATGAAGATAGTCAAGATGAAGATAAACGAAGAATAAAGGAATTAGAGGCAGAAAATGTTCGTTTAAAAAAGATGTATGCTAATTTAAGTATCGATCATGAGATACTTCAAGAAGGTTATGCAATGGTAAAAAAGTTCCAAGCCCAAAAGAACAAGAAATGA
- a CDS encoding transposase, producing MRKGKFNTEEKLKILAEWDSGSSVADLSRKHQVSPATLYKWRKETIEDQDEDKRRIKDLEAENSRLKKMYANLSMNHEILQEGYALIKKFQARDIKKK from the coding sequence ATGCGAAAAGGAAAATTTAACACAGAAGAAAAGTTAAAGATTCTAGCCGAATGGGACTCAGGATCTAGTGTAGCGGACTTGAGTCGAAAACATCAAGTCAGTCCAGCGACATTGTATAAATGGCGTAAAGAAACTATAGAAGACCAAGATGAGGACAAACGACGAATCAAGGATTTGGAAGCAGAAAATTCACGTTTGAAGAAGATGTACGCAAATTTAAGTATGAATCACGAGATCTTGCAAGAAGGTTATGCTCTGATAAAAAAGTTCCAAGCCCGAGACATCAAGAAGAAGTAG
- a CDS encoding DUF6615 family protein: protein MNEKYYSALKQLQKESSLLNWFKFFSIETWNRINFARSKAGLKIYETTITQNLLLNIRMFAETKTLPIEMFEATSEKTNGNDIEIVLEIEEGKYIILPCQAKIVWKNQKYPTIKHKVNKTENQIDLLISYAEKVQGIPIYLFYNWFNDSSYLKDIEHEIRKKDQLFDYELYGCSIACAHKIKKCFAKPFPLKKIKWEIPSFKDLHPEIAIPLYFIALNYNLDNFKKLFPTINPEAIKIYSEDEIMNNNLWRNLFPSSGIGYVRSQGLKFEPVSFFNKFTPSSRIVFQKNLPKKGNTISLIS from the coding sequence ATGAATGAAAAATACTATTCAGCATTGAAACAATTACAGAAAGAATCATCACTCTTAAATTGGTTTAAATTTTTTTCTATCGAAACATGGAACAGAATTAATTTTGCTCGTTCAAAGGCTGGTTTAAAAATTTACGAAACAACAATTACCCAAAATTTATTATTAAATATTAGAATGTTTGCTGAAACAAAAACATTGCCGATAGAAATGTTTGAAGCAACATCAGAAAAAACTAATGGAAATGATATTGAAATTGTTCTAGAAATAGAAGAAGGAAAATATATAATTTTGCCCTGTCAAGCAAAGATTGTTTGGAAAAATCAAAAATATCCTACAATAAAACATAAGGTAAATAAAACAGAAAATCAAATTGATTTGCTAATATCGTATGCAGAAAAAGTGCAAGGAATTCCTATTTACTTATTCTATAACTGGTTTAATGATTCTTCATATTTAAAGGATATTGAACATGAAATTCGAAAAAAAGATCAACTTTTTGATTATGAACTATATGGGTGTTCTATAGCCTGTGCTCATAAAATAAAGAAGTGTTTTGCAAAACCATTTCCATTAAAAAAAATAAAATGGGAAATCCCTTCTTTTAAAGATTTACATCCTGAAATAGCAATCCCTTTATACTTCATTGCTCTTAATTATAATTTAGACAATTTTAAAAAATTATTTCCAACTATCAATCCCGAAGCAATAAAAATATATTCAGAAGATGAAATAATGAATAACAATTTATGGCGAAATCTTTTTCCTTCTTCTGGTATAGGCTATGTTAGATCCCAAGGATTAAAATTTGAACCTGTATCCTTTTTCAATAAATTTACACCTTCATCTAGGATTGTCTTTCAAAAGAACTTACCAAAAAAAGGAAACACAATTAGCCTTATATCCTAA
- a CDS encoding dioxygenase family protein yields MKKHKNRRQFLKNATLSVLGINALPTLLKATPKDQAIDKIASCTQTTEDYYGEGPFYTVNPPNISNNQLANNNEPGTKLIISGRVFNLDCSQVIPNAIVDVWHANDAGNYDNSGYNLRGQTLTNNQGFYIFETIKPGRYLNGSTFRPSHIHFKITPPNFSTLTTQLYFQGDPYIATDAAASINSGAFDASDRTIALTNNGGTLEGTWDIVISGNGVPNGTSNIHIDKGIIYSASPNPYRESIRIQYGIFREADVSILVYDVAGRLVATLEERTLSPDKYEAFWQPEASLPEGHYFVALKLNALQVHYLKIVHQK; encoded by the coding sequence ATGAAAAAGCATAAAAATCGCAGGCAATTTTTAAAAAACGCTACCCTATCTGTATTGGGAATCAATGCGCTTCCTACCCTACTCAAAGCTACGCCTAAAGATCAAGCCATAGATAAAATTGCTAGTTGCACACAAACAACCGAAGATTATTATGGAGAAGGCCCTTTTTATACCGTCAATCCCCCCAATATATCCAATAACCAACTTGCCAACAACAACGAGCCAGGCACGAAACTAATTATTAGCGGTCGAGTATTTAATTTGGATTGTAGTCAAGTAATTCCCAATGCCATTGTGGATGTTTGGCATGCCAACGATGCTGGCAATTATGACAACTCTGGATACAACCTCCGAGGACAAACGCTTACCAACAATCAAGGTTTTTATATTTTTGAAACCATCAAACCTGGTCGCTACCTCAATGGTTCTACCTTTCGCCCATCCCATATTCATTTTAAAATCACTCCTCCTAATTTTAGTACGCTAACTACCCAATTGTATTTTCAAGGAGATCCCTATATTGCTACGGATGCAGCGGCGTCTATCAACTCTGGTGCCTTTGACGCAAGCGATAGAACAATCGCATTAACAAATAATGGGGGCACACTAGAAGGCACTTGGGATATTGTGATTAGTGGCAATGGCGTTCCAAATGGAACCAGCAACATACATATTGATAAAGGAATCATCTATAGCGCCAGTCCCAACCCTTATAGGGAATCAATTCGAATTCAGTATGGAATTTTTCGAGAAGCTGATGTTAGCATTCTTGTTTATGATGTTGCAGGAAGACTAGTTGCTACCTTAGAAGAGCGTACCTTATCTCCTGACAAATACGAAGCCTTTTGGCAACCAGAAGCGAGTCTGCCAGAAGGCCATTATTTTGTGGCGCTTAAACTGAATGCCTTGCAAGTTCACTACCTCAAAATTGTTCATCAAAAATAA